A stretch of the Notamacropus eugenii isolate mMacEug1 chromosome 2, mMacEug1.pri_v2, whole genome shotgun sequence genome encodes the following:
- the APOBEC4 gene encoding putative C->U-editing enzyme APOBEC-4 isoform X8, with product MESLYQEYLTNHGTIVKPYYWLALTLDCSKCPYHIQTGEEARVTHTEFYQIFGFPCGPSLQTKHLIFYELKTSSGSLVQKGHASSCSEYDTHPESMLFEMGSYLEAFIQNNDNIEHILLYSNYSPCNEANHCCISKMYNFLMRYPGISLNIYFSQLYHTDTDFPVSAWNREALRSLASLWPQVTLNPISGGIWHFLLYHFVSDVSGTMLYQPLWPARALADRHNAYEIKAITGVKPYFTDVLPHTTMNPDTKAQLDLQRWPSSNVSSLESSQVMNNQPPPLMMAPEHRMPVIFMVLPFREQQLPNETKDPTRAPTGRLGETVEMTEQFSSGKEVNGEQLYILTV from the exons ATGGAGTCATTATACCAGGAATACCTAACCAATCATGGAACTATAGTAAAACCTTATTATTGGTTGGCCTTGACTCTAGACTGTTCTAAGTGCCCTTATCACATCCAGACAGGCGAAGAAGCAAGAGTTACCCACACTGAATTTTATCAGATCTTTGGATTCCCTTGTGGGCCAAGTCTTCAAACCAAACATCTCATATTTTATGAACTGAAAACTTCTTCTGGCAGCCTGGTGCAAAAGGGTCATGCTTCAAGTTGCAGTGAGTATGATACACACCCAGAATCTATGTTATTTGAGATGGGCAGTTATCTTGAAGCATTCATACAGAACAATGACAACATTGAGCATATCCTTCTTTATTCTAACTACTCTCCTTGTAATGAAGCCAATCACTGCTGCATTAGCAAAATGTACAACTTCCTGATGAGGTATCCAGGCATCAGCCTCAATATCTATTTCTCTCAGCTTTATCATACAGATACTGACTTTCCTGTTTCAGCTTGGAACCGAGAAGCTTTACGAAGTCTGGCTAGTTTATGGCCTCAGGTCACTCTGAACCCAATAAGTGGTggaatttggcatttccttctctatcattTTGTGAGTGATGTCTCAGGGACAATGCTTTACCAACCACTTTGGCCTGCAAGAGCACTGGCTGACAGGCATAATGCTTACGAAATCAAAGCAATCACAGGAGTGAAACCATACTTCACTGATGTACTTCCCCACACAACAATGAACCCAGACACAAAAGCTCAGCTGGACTTACAGAGATGGCCTTCAAGCAATGTGTCTTCTCTGGAGTCCTCTCAAGTGATGAACAACCAACCACCACCCTTGATGATGGCCCCAGAACACAGGATGCCTGTCATTTTTATGGTACTGCCTTTCAGGGAGCAGCAACTACCCAAT GAAACCAAAGACCCCACAAGAGCCCCTACTGGAAGACTAGGAGAGACTgtggaaatgacagaacaattTTCAAGTGGCAAAGAAGTAaatg
- the APOBEC4 gene encoding putative C->U-editing enzyme APOBEC-4 isoform X6, whose translation MESLYQEYLTNHGTIVKPYYWLALTLDCSKCPYHIQTGEEARVTHTEFYQIFGFPCGPSLQTKHLIFYELKTSSGSLVQKGHASSCSEYDTHPESMLFEMGSYLEAFIQNNDNIEHILLYSNYSPCNEANHCCISKMYNFLMRYPGISLNIYFSQLYHTDTDFPVSAWNREALRSLASLWPQVTLNPISGGIWHFLLYHFVSDVSGTMLYQPLWPARALADRHNAYEIKAITGVKPYFTDVLPHTTMNPDTKAQLDLQRWPSSNVSSLESSQVMNNQPPPLMMAPEHRMPVIFMVLPFREQQLPNVSQNQTKPKNIVRHLNMPQMLLQETKDPTRAPTGRLGETVEMTEQFSSGKEVNGEQLYILTV comes from the coding sequence ATGGAGTCATTATACCAGGAATACCTAACCAATCATGGAACTATAGTAAAACCTTATTATTGGTTGGCCTTGACTCTAGACTGTTCTAAGTGCCCTTATCACATCCAGACAGGCGAAGAAGCAAGAGTTACCCACACTGAATTTTATCAGATCTTTGGATTCCCTTGTGGGCCAAGTCTTCAAACCAAACATCTCATATTTTATGAACTGAAAACTTCTTCTGGCAGCCTGGTGCAAAAGGGTCATGCTTCAAGTTGCAGTGAGTATGATACACACCCAGAATCTATGTTATTTGAGATGGGCAGTTATCTTGAAGCATTCATACAGAACAATGACAACATTGAGCATATCCTTCTTTATTCTAACTACTCTCCTTGTAATGAAGCCAATCACTGCTGCATTAGCAAAATGTACAACTTCCTGATGAGGTATCCAGGCATCAGCCTCAATATCTATTTCTCTCAGCTTTATCATACAGATACTGACTTTCCTGTTTCAGCTTGGAACCGAGAAGCTTTACGAAGTCTGGCTAGTTTATGGCCTCAGGTCACTCTGAACCCAATAAGTGGTggaatttggcatttccttctctatcattTTGTGAGTGATGTCTCAGGGACAATGCTTTACCAACCACTTTGGCCTGCAAGAGCACTGGCTGACAGGCATAATGCTTACGAAATCAAAGCAATCACAGGAGTGAAACCATACTTCACTGATGTACTTCCCCACACAACAATGAACCCAGACACAAAAGCTCAGCTGGACTTACAGAGATGGCCTTCAAGCAATGTGTCTTCTCTGGAGTCCTCTCAAGTGATGAACAACCAACCACCACCCTTGATGATGGCCCCAGAACACAGGATGCCTGTCATTTTTATGGTACTGCCTTTCAGGGAGCAGCAACTACCCAATGTAAGTCAAAACCAAACTAAACCGAAGAACATAGTAAGGCACTTAAACATGCCTCAAATGTTGTTACAGGAAACCAAAGACCCCACAAGAGCCCCTACTGGAAGACTAGGAGAGACTgtggaaatgacagaacaattTTCAAGTGGCAAAGAAGTAaatg
- the APOBEC4 gene encoding putative C->U-editing enzyme APOBEC-4 isoform X7, producing MESLYQEYLTNHGTIVKPYYWLALTLDCSKCPYHIQTGEEARVTHTEFYQIFGFPCGPSLQTKHLIFYELKTSSGSLVQKGHASSCSEYDTHPESMLFEMGSYLEAFIQNNDNIEHILLYSNYSPCNEANHCCISKMYNFLMRYPGISLNIYFSQLYHTDTDFPVSAWNREALRSLASLWPQVTLNPISGGIWHFLLYHFVSDVSGTMLYQPLWPARALADRHNAYEIKAITGVKPYFTDVLPHTTMNPDTKAQLDLQRWPSSNVSSLESSQVMNNQPPPLMMAPEHRMPVIFMVLPFREQQLPNVSQNQTKPKNIVRHLNMPQMLLQETKDPTRAPTGRLGETVEMTEQFSSGKEVNGKKKKKKK from the coding sequence ATGGAGTCATTATACCAGGAATACCTAACCAATCATGGAACTATAGTAAAACCTTATTATTGGTTGGCCTTGACTCTAGACTGTTCTAAGTGCCCTTATCACATCCAGACAGGCGAAGAAGCAAGAGTTACCCACACTGAATTTTATCAGATCTTTGGATTCCCTTGTGGGCCAAGTCTTCAAACCAAACATCTCATATTTTATGAACTGAAAACTTCTTCTGGCAGCCTGGTGCAAAAGGGTCATGCTTCAAGTTGCAGTGAGTATGATACACACCCAGAATCTATGTTATTTGAGATGGGCAGTTATCTTGAAGCATTCATACAGAACAATGACAACATTGAGCATATCCTTCTTTATTCTAACTACTCTCCTTGTAATGAAGCCAATCACTGCTGCATTAGCAAAATGTACAACTTCCTGATGAGGTATCCAGGCATCAGCCTCAATATCTATTTCTCTCAGCTTTATCATACAGATACTGACTTTCCTGTTTCAGCTTGGAACCGAGAAGCTTTACGAAGTCTGGCTAGTTTATGGCCTCAGGTCACTCTGAACCCAATAAGTGGTggaatttggcatttccttctctatcattTTGTGAGTGATGTCTCAGGGACAATGCTTTACCAACCACTTTGGCCTGCAAGAGCACTGGCTGACAGGCATAATGCTTACGAAATCAAAGCAATCACAGGAGTGAAACCATACTTCACTGATGTACTTCCCCACACAACAATGAACCCAGACACAAAAGCTCAGCTGGACTTACAGAGATGGCCTTCAAGCAATGTGTCTTCTCTGGAGTCCTCTCAAGTGATGAACAACCAACCACCACCCTTGATGATGGCCCCAGAACACAGGATGCCTGTCATTTTTATGGTACTGCCTTTCAGGGAGCAGCAACTACCCAATGTAAGTCAAAACCAAACTAAACCGAAGAACATAGTAAGGCACTTAAACATGCCTCAAATGTTGTTACAGGAAACCAAAGACCCCACAAGAGCCCCTACTGGAAGACTAGGAGAGACTgtggaaatgacagaacaattTTCAAGTGGCAAAGAAGTAaatggtaagaaaaaaaagaaaaaaaagtaa